TTTGGCTGCCTTATCCATCCCGCTCGATTTATAGACAGTTTTGAGAAGGATTGGTGTGAACGGCCCCCCCGGGCTGTCTGCAATAGTAACAACGCCGCCATTTTTAATTATAACTTTTGCGAGAGCCTCAATAAATGCAGGGTGTGTCGTAACAGCTGTATCCGGTGCTTTTCCCATTATGAGGTTAGGCTTTATAAGTACCTTTGTGCCCTTTTTGATAAACTTTTCGATGCCGCCTAAATTCTCAAAATGTTTGATTATTACATCTTCGAGTCTGGAGACCTCATAGTCTTCGCATTTTATAACCGAAACAGGCTTACTCATAAATAATCTCCGTTTACAGAATTTTTTTCATTTTTAATTTTCTGTTTTCATATGTTGCAAGATATTTGAAGCCCATTTCGTATAACGTCCTAACAGAATCATGCACTTCTGAACCGACGTGATGCGAAAAATGTGCGTCCGAACCTATAGTAATTATTTCCCCCCCGAGTTTTTTATAAAGTTTTACAGTTTCAAAATCCGGCATTGGATCAGAAAGCCCCGTTCTGAGTGTGGAGAGATTAACTTCTATTCCTTTCCCCATACTGATAAGCTTTTTAAATATTTCACGTAAATGCGGATAATGCTTTGTTACATCAAAACTTTTAATTGTTTTCATTGCATAGCGAACCGGATATGTAACGTGCGCAAGCACATCAAAATCTTTAAAATTCTTTATCATGTCATCAATATCAGACAAGTAAGATTCATATAATTCATCAAAGTTTATATTTTTATAATCAACATAATAGAAATCTATGCCGCTCTTGTTATTATGCAGCGAGCATAACACAAAATCGTATTCAGCTCGTTTTATGACTTCGAGCGACCTCTCAAGATCATTATGCGGCTGCCCTATTTCTATTCCAAACCGTATCTTTAGTCTGTCCTTATACTTCTCACGGCACAGCCCGACTTTTTCTTTCATTTCGGCAACATTGAAATTGCAGCCTTCCTCGATCTCAGTTAATCCGATGTCATAATGGTCGGTAAACGCGATCTCGTCAATTCCAAGTTCAGCTGCCCTTGCACAAGCATCCATATGCTTTGCATCGCTGTCATGAGACATTTCTGTATGGATATGATAATCCTCTGTAAACATGTGATATCCCCTCTTTTAGAAAAAAACTGTTTCCACTTTGACGTCTTATATGTTAATATAATAACAAGTCATTAAATAAATGGCAAGAGATTTTGCCCTTATAATGAAAATCATTAATTAATAAAAGGAGAAAAAATATGCGCGCGGTTATTACAGTTGTGGGAAAGGATACGGTCGGTATCATTGCTAAAGTGAGCGGATACTGCTCTGAACATAAAATAAATATTGTAGATATTTCTCAAAGCGTACTTAGCGATCTGTTCTGTATGATAATGATTGTTGATATCAAAAACAGCGACATTCATTTTTCAGATCTTGTTGACAGACTTGATATGTTCGGCAAAACACTGGGTCTTGATATTCACACTATGCACGAGGATATCTTCAATTCAATGCATAAGATATAGGCGGAGGACAACATGATAAATACAAAAGATATACTTGAAACCATTAACATGATCGAGGGTGAAAATCTCGATATTAGAACCGTTACAATGGGGATATCCCTTCTCGACTGCGCTGATGAAGATATCGCTAAAGCTTGTCAGAAAATATACGATAAAATAACTGGATGCGCAAAAAATCTTGTCTCCACATGTGCTGACATTGAAAAACAGTACGGCATACCGATAATCAATAAACGTATATCAGTAACCCCTATCTCTCTTGTGGGCAACGCATGTAAAAGCACTGATTATGCCAAGTTCGCTCTGGCACTTGACCGTGCCGCTGTCGAGACAGGCGTAAATTTTGTTGGTGGCTTTTCCGCGCTTGTGCACAAGGGTTATACAAAGGGCGACACCGCTCTTATCAATTCTATCCCTGAGGCACTTGCCACGACGAATCTTGTGTGTTCATCAGTAAACGTCGCTACTACTAAAGCAGGAATAAACCTTGACGCTGTCAAGCAAATGGGCAAAATAATCAAAGCCTCAGCAGAACGTACAAGTGACAACTGCTGCATTGGCGCCGCCAAACTTGTCGTGTTTTCGAACGCTCCTGAAGACAACCCCTTTATGGCAGGCGCTTTTCATGGTATCGGCGAACCCGAATGCGTAATAAACGTAGGCGTATCCGGTCCTGGAGTTGTTCGTGCGGCAATTGCAAAAGCGCCAAACGCAAATATTACGGAAATATGCGACATAATAAAAAAGACTGCTTTCAAAATCACCCGTATGGGTCAGCTTGTTGCAAGCGAAGCATCTCGCCGCTTGAACGTTCCATTTGGTATTGTTGACCTTTCACTTGCGCCGACGCCTGCAATCGGCGATTCTGTCGCTGATATACTGACTGAGATAGGGCTTGATAAATGCGGCGGCCCTGGAACGACAGCTGCTCTTGCAATGCTTAACGATGCTGTAAAAAAAGGCGGAACATTTGCGTCTGCTCATGTTGGCGGATTATCAGGTGCATTTATACCTGTTTCTGAAGATGCGGGCATGATTGCCGCTGCCAGAGAAGGCTCACTCTCCATAGAAAAACTTGAGGCTATGACTGCCGTGTGCTCTGTCGGGCTTGATATGATAATAATCCCAGGGGATACCGCACCTGAAACGATTTCCGCGATCATTGCTGATGAGATTTCTATTGGTGTCATAAACAACAAGACAACAGCAGTACGATTGATTCCTGCAATCGGAAAGAGCGTTGGCGAAGAGCTTTGTTTTGGCGGTCTATTAGGCAGCGGTCCTGTTATGGCTGTTAGACCATACTCTGCTGCTAAACTTATAAACCGTGGCGGAAGGATTCCAGCCCCCCTGCAAAGTATGAGAAATTAAGAAAATTTTGTTCAAAACACATATATTGCAAAAGCGGATTATGCTTGTTTTTGGTTAAGTTTTAGTTTTTTTTTCTTGATTGTTTAAAAAAATGGGTCTATATTATTGTTATGCGATTACCTTTCCAAATGATATCGCTTTCATAATATACAATCTAATTTCTATGAACGTCTGACATTAAGTCTGGCGCTTAATTTAAAATCCTCTTTTAGCGAGGATTTTTTTAAGTTTTAAGCTATAGAAAAGTGGAGGGGGTTTAGTAAATATGGAGAATATACTAAACACAATAATAGACATAGAAAACGAGGCACATGCGATCACCCAGTCCGCGAAAAACAGACAATCAAGTCTTCAAGCTGAGATTCAGAACAATGCTGATGCAATGAAAAAAAGTCTTGCAGACCGTGCCGACAGACGTCTAGGAATAATTGCTGAGCAGGAAGAAAAAGAAACTGTTAAAAGACTTGCAGAGCTTTCTGCTTACCGTGATGAAGAATTAAAAAAACTCGATAAATTCGAATCAGAAAATTCCGATCATTTGATAGAAGAAATTACAAAACGCATTTTGAAATAACTTATTCTATCATTTGGAGGTATTTATGCTGAACGATTATTTTAAATATGGTGCCATTACAGCAAAAGTTAAATCAATGCATGGTTATTCTTTTAAGTCATCCGACTATGAAGCACTCATGTCAAAGCGAAATATTGGAGAAATGCTTTCATTTTTAAAATCCACTGAATCTTATGGTTTCCTTTTGCGTGATATGGATGAAACAGCCATGAGCAGAATTGCAATAGAAGCTGCACTGAAAAAAGACTTATTCTATAAATATTTAAAATTATTTAATTACATCGGATTCAGTCAGAAAAAATCTATTGCTTATATCATTTTAAAAGCGGAAGCAGATGAGATTTTAAGATATGTTAGGTTTATCAAAGCGCATAAACCTGACGAATATTTCATGCTTAAATCAGAATTTCTTCTTGAACATTCAAAAATAGACTTTAAATCTCTTCAGTCAAAAATTTCGTTCAATGATCTGCAGCAAGCTGTAAAAGGAACACACTATTATTCAGCACTGTCTGACTTTGGTTCGGATTTTGATTATACTGAAGTAGAGCACGCTGTATATACTAGTTACTACGGATATAAACTTGAATTATTCAGTAATTTGGATGACGCCGCCAAAAATCAAATTACTGATATGATATTTACTCAGATTGACTTTATAAATATTTCCGCTATAATCAGGCTAAAGGGATATTATGGCGCTGGGAACGATAAGGAGACTATATCAAAATATCTGCTTCCCTATTCGAAATATCTTAAAGGCAATCTGCTTAATGCTGTCTTACAGGCTCCTGATAAGGAGGCTGTTTATAATGCGTTGAGAAAATCCCCATATGGCGGATTTTTCGAACATTCAGACCGAATGTATGTTGACGCAATGATTCCTCTGTTTTTAACGCGCTATTGTAAACGTTTATTTAACAGCGGAACTCCTTCGCTTGGTATAGCTCTTGCATATCTTCAGCTGCAGGAAATTGAAATACAAAATATTATAAACATAATCGAAAGTGTTGGATATGACTTGATGCCGGATGTAATGCGCAAATATCTGTATATCTCCTGACGAGAAAATACTGCCGGCAAAATAAGTTAAGGAGGTTATAATATGGCTGTTGAAAAAATGAAGCTCGTAAACGTTTTCGGTCCAGTTCCATTGATTGATGATGTGATTTCAAGACTATGCATTAACAACGATTTTCATCCTGAAAATGTCTCTGACGTCTCCAGAAAAACCAAGGGTTTCTTTCCTTTTGATACGCCAAATCCTTATGCAGGACTGCTTAAAAAGATTTATGCAATATTGAAAAGAGCAAATATAGAACCCGATTTTTCAAGTTTTCAAAATGACAAAATAACTTTAGATGATCTTGAAAAAGATATTTCCACGGTTGAAGATGAATTAATTTCTATTTTAGATCAGCATGAGAAAAACTCAGCTGAAATGACTGAAAATCATCAGATAATGCTGCAGATCGCCCCTATTATTAATACTGATGTCACACTCGATTACTTATTTAACTTGGAATATATTAAATTTCGGTTTGGACGTATGCCGGTAGACAGTTATGATTTACTGTGTACCCAGAAGTTTGATGAATCAAAATACCTATACGTGGTTTCTTCGACTGACAAATCTTATGTCTGGCTTATGTATTTCGTCCCGCGTCAGCATGAAGAGTTTGTTGATTCATTATTTGCCTCGCTTCACTTTGAGCGGACAAAAATAAATCAGCGTGCACACGGAACGCCGAAAAACGCAATGGCTGAAATTGAAGAAGCGCAAAAGGATTTAGAAAAACGGGATAAAAAACTTTTAGAAGACTTGGAAGTCTTCATAAATAACAATAAAGAGCGTTTATTGAAATTATACTCAAGGCTTAAGTATGAAAATGATGCTTTCGAAATAAGAAGGTATGCTATTCACACTAACGACAGCTTTTATATGGCCGGTTGGGTTCCGGAGTGTAAATGCGCCGATTTTGAAAAGGTGGCGAATACCTTCGGTGTGGTGCCTTGTGTTTTTGAAGATCCTGATGAATCTCTCCCTACCCCACCGACAAAACTTAAAAATCTAAAAATATTTAAGCCGTTTGAAGAGTTCGTTAAGTTATATGGTATGCCGCTTTACAATGAAGTGGATCCTACCCCGCTTGTTGCAATGACATATACGCTTATTTTCGGTCTTATGTTTGGCGATATTGGACAGGGCTTGGTTCTTTCCCTTCTTGGATTTGGTTTATGGTTCTATAAAAAGATTCCTTTAGCGAAAATAATAGGAATATGCGGACTTTTCTCAATGCTGGGTGGTGTGCTTTATGGTTCAGTATTTGGATATGAAGAGTTTTTGCCCGGGTTAAAACCGCTTCAAAACGAAACTCATTTTTATATTGCACTAGGCGGCTCTATTGCACTTGGAATTTTACTCCTACTTGTTTCAATGGGCATTAATATTTACAACGGCATAAAGCAGAAAGATATAGTAAAAGCATTATTTTCAAACAACGGGCTTGCCGGAATGATTTTTTACTTTGCTGTAATTTTTGCAGTAATAGGTGCATTCTTATTAAATCAAAACTTTATGACGGTCCCCTACCTTTTACTATTTGTCGTTT
The window above is part of the Bacillota bacterium genome. Proteins encoded here:
- a CDS encoding V-type ATPase subunit, whose translation is MLNDYFKYGAITAKVKSMHGYSFKSSDYEALMSKRNIGEMLSFLKSTESYGFLLRDMDETAMSRIAIEAALKKDLFYKYLKLFNYIGFSQKKSIAYIILKAEADEILRYVRFIKAHKPDEYFMLKSEFLLEHSKIDFKSLQSKISFNDLQQAVKGTHYYSALSDFGSDFDYTEVEHAVYTSYYGYKLELFSNLDDAAKNQITDMIFTQIDFINISAIIRLKGYYGAGNDKETISKYLLPYSKYLKGNLLNAVLQAPDKEAVYNALRKSPYGGFFEHSDRMYVDAMIPLFLTRYCKRLFNSGTPSLGIALAYLQLQEIEIQNIINIIESVGYDLMPDVMRKYLYIS
- a CDS encoding histidinol-phosphatase HisJ family protein; its protein translation is MFTEDYHIHTEMSHDSDAKHMDACARAAELGIDEIAFTDHYDIGLTEIEEGCNFNVAEMKEKVGLCREKYKDRLKIRFGIEIGQPHNDLERSLEVIKRAEYDFVLCSLHNNKSGIDFYYVDYKNINFDELYESYLSDIDDMIKNFKDFDVLAHVTYPVRYAMKTIKSFDVTKHYPHLREIFKKLISMGKGIEVNLSTLRTGLSDPMPDFETVKLYKKLGGEIITIGSDAHFSHHVGSEVHDSVRTLYEMGFKYLATYENRKLKMKKIL
- a CDS encoding PFL family protein codes for the protein MINTKDILETINMIEGENLDIRTVTMGISLLDCADEDIAKACQKIYDKITGCAKNLVSTCADIEKQYGIPIINKRISVTPISLVGNACKSTDYAKFALALDRAAVETGVNFVGGFSALVHKGYTKGDTALINSIPEALATTNLVCSSVNVATTKAGINLDAVKQMGKIIKASAERTSDNCCIGAAKLVVFSNAPEDNPFMAGAFHGIGEPECVINVGVSGPGVVRAAIAKAPNANITEICDIIKKTAFKITRMGQLVASEASRRLNVPFGIVDLSLAPTPAIGDSVADILTEIGLDKCGGPGTTAALAMLNDAVKKGGTFASAHVGGLSGAFIPVSEDAGMIAAAREGSLSIEKLEAMTAVCSVGLDMIIIPGDTAPETISAIIADEISIGVINNKTTAVRLIPAIGKSVGEELCFGGLLGSGPVMAVRPYSAAKLINRGGRIPAPLQSMRN
- a CDS encoding V-type ATPase 116kDa subunit family protein — encoded protein: MAVEKMKLVNVFGPVPLIDDVISRLCINNDFHPENVSDVSRKTKGFFPFDTPNPYAGLLKKIYAILKRANIEPDFSSFQNDKITLDDLEKDISTVEDELISILDQHEKNSAEMTENHQIMLQIAPIINTDVTLDYLFNLEYIKFRFGRMPVDSYDLLCTQKFDESKYLYVVSSTDKSYVWLMYFVPRQHEEFVDSLFASLHFERTKINQRAHGTPKNAMAEIEEAQKDLEKRDKKLLEDLEVFINNNKERLLKLYSRLKYENDAFEIRRYAIHTNDSFYMAGWVPECKCADFEKVANTFGVVPCVFEDPDESLPTPPTKLKNLKIFKPFEEFVKLYGMPLYNEVDPTPLVAMTYTLIFGLMFGDIGQGLVLSLLGFGLWFYKKIPLAKIIGICGLFSMLGGVLYGSVFGYEEFLPGLKPLQNETHFYIALGGSIALGILLLLVSMGINIYNGIKQKDIVKALFSNNGLAGMIFYFAVIFAVIGAFLLNQNFMTVPYLLLFVVLPLIVMFFKEPLGSWVDKIKNKEKAQEEHASKVEFFIQSFFELFEVMLSYITNTISFVRIGAFALNHAGLMMFVFILARMSGSSDNIFVVVIGNLLVIGIEGLIVGIQVLRLQFYELFSHFYSGEGKPFEALTIQYKK
- a CDS encoding ACT domain-containing protein; this translates as MRAVITVVGKDTVGIIAKVSGYCSEHKINIVDISQSVLSDLFCMIMIVDIKNSDIHFSDLVDRLDMFGKTLGLDIHTMHEDIFNSMHKI